The following DNA comes from Rosa rugosa chromosome 5, drRosRugo1.1, whole genome shotgun sequence.
TGAGACAACCTCACAAAAGTCATAATCTCCTTCTTTATACTGGAATTCGCAAGAACCCTCGATCTTCAGATAATTTTTCCCTTCATGTTCAAGCATCAGTAGTCCTACTGAAGGTTGGTATTTTTTTCTAGTATAGATCTCGTGTATATGTCTTTGTTTGTAATTGTGGTCCTACTGAAGGTTCCCTATCAATTGTACGAAAATATGCAGCAGCAGTGTCAAGTGTCAACTCTGATAGACGGGTGTTATCCAAAGATGCATGAGAGTGATGGGACATATGCCCTCCATCTATCATTAGTATCATCATCACCCACACAAAAAAATAGTACTATCTATTTTGGAATTTGAAACTttgttagagcaagttcacccgttgggtcaccgggtcacctactattcactgctttttagtgtatattttcattctctgggtcacgaaatacactgtgcccgtgacccagggcacgaaatacactgtgctcgtgacccagggcatgaaattaacactaaaaagtagtgaatagtgggtgacctggtgacccaacgggtgaacttgcccttaGATTCTAAACTGGCTGTCAATTCTGATACTATTCAATAACACCGCTTATAATTTGTATGGAATAAAACATATTATTTGCATTTTAATCGGTCaatatttatttaataaatgaGTCATTTGTATGTCACCCCGCCCATCACGAAATGAATCTGTGTAACTAATTTATTAAGACAGTTGGAGCacttcacatgcgccgaaggggtttatcttgggcctaggaagcctttgggttccccttgacaaagtcaaaaaaaaaaacaaaaaaaaaattattaagatAGTCGGGTCAGGTCGTGTATAATCCACATCCACGATCCATTAAAATTAAGTATAATCCACATCCACGATCCATTAAAATTAAGTAAAAGAAGAGTATCTAGGTTTCAGATTCTTTGATTGGTATGACAATGGGGCAAGTTGGGTATgaggatcacaataccatccccatcccttACTCAATCCCTAATAAAAACTATCGAGGATTCCCCATCCCTATGCCAATGGGGTTTAGCCCTTTGAACTGATCCCGATCTCCAATAAGAATTTAAAGCTTGAAGGCAATAGCACTGACCCTTATTTGTCAAAACCGATTGTGTCCAAATGAAACAAACTTGTTTTACATTGTTCGGCTTTCAATTTTTTATGCTATGGGTTTGAGAGagtgatatatattttttttttttgctccttTCCTACCTCATCTCTCTCCCCAGCTGCACTCGTTGTCAGCGGGACAAAACACTCATTCTCCCCACAGCTGCACTCGTTGTCACCAGCTTCAAACTTTTGCAAGTGCCCTTGGAGATGTGGAATCTGATGGATACACCCATGGAGGAGCAAAAGATATTTCAGAATGTAACTAGTAGCATAGTTGCTTCAGAATCTGAAATCACTGAGCCTAACATTCTTTCCGTAAATGATGTGAGTGTTTTTATTTCAGTTCAGAGATGCTGGATAAGGAGCAGATACATGTTGCATCTGCTGTATGGCAACATTTCGGGCAGACATGTGTTTAACTAAAATGAAGACAGTCTCACATGGTTACAGATATACTGAGTGTGGCAGAATACTGACTAAAACAATATTACATTACAGCAATATTACAAcaattacaaacaaaaatatTTTGATTCTCTTGATCTTTGAATCTGTTTTGGAAGAAAAAGTCTAAGCCTTTTACATAAAAATCTCATCTCTCCCAATTTGTATTTCAAAAATATGACTAGCTTTTTAGCGCACGGTTGATTTTGGAGACATTTTTGTCTCTGGGCTCTGATTTTTATCGAAGCTGGGGCGAAATGTTGGGCCTGGATTGATTATCTTGTCACTTTTGAAAGTTCAGTTATTTTTGCAGTTATTTTTTTGGTGACAGTTATCTGAGTTGGCGGATAGGAATTACATTACAGTTATTTGATTTGGTGCGCTATAAATTTGCAGCCTTATGGCAGTTCCATCATTCTCTGTTACTCGTTTGTTTGCATTAACTGGTTTCGGTCTCTGGCACAGGTAGAAGGAAGATGGAGTTTCATCTTCCCAAATGATATGTTGGTTATGGCCTTTGTTTCATgttggttcttacttttcttgaTATGTTGTTGTAGTTTGAACAATGTACGCCAGAGAAGAACTGCCTGGAGAAGGGGTTGAAGTGATTGCGGCTGATGCTCCCTCGGAGTACCAGATGGCTCCTAGGGCGGTGGAGCACAAGGACAAGGCGGCTGCTGGTTCAGGAGAGGGGACGGGTGAGCCaaagaagagagggagagggaggccTCCACAGAAGAATGTGGGGGAAAGGCAGTCCTCCTCAGCCAAGGGGAGAAAGGAGAAGGGCCAAGGAAGCGGCGGTGGGGGTGGAGGAGGTGGCAGTGGCAGTGggggcggaggaggaggaggaggaggaggaggcggtggGGGCGGGGGCGGCGGCCAGGGTGAGTACTTAACCATGTTTGAGTTTACTAATTTGAATTGTATTGTAGCGTTATGGTATGAGTGGTATGTGTTGCGATGAGTTTGATGCGTAAGTTTGGTAGTTTGGTTTTGATCAACATTTAATGTTTCTGTTTTTGATGGTATTTAATTAGTATGTTGTTAGCATTTGAGAATGATACATGCATGTTTAAGATAAGTTTGATGTGAAAATGTCATAGTTTGGTCCTTGTAGTTTGTTTCTGATTTCGATGGTGGAAAGAGACTTGGATTTTGTGTTAGTATCTTACATTTCGTACGATTTTAATGTGAAATTTTAGAAGTAAAATAAGCGACTTTCTTTATCTCGCTTGCTGTCCACGCTAGTTAATTCTACCAATCTGCATGTTTTTCATCAACATTCTGTTTAGGATGGAACTACTTAGATTTTCAGTGTACTCGATCGCGAGTTTTGGAACTTTTACTTAAAACAACGAGAAAGCAGAATGGATCAGACTTTCAAATTGGTTTCACAGCTTGAGTGGCTTGAGTCAGAATTGACCGGTTGCCTTcatgatttctatcaaatgAATGCGCACATTTCTATCAAAAGGAGATCATGTATGAAGTTTTCTTTTTAACTATAATATTGTAGGCAATCCCGGTGCAGCTTATAATGGAAGAAGCTTCACGCCCCACCTCATCTCTGTCAATGTTGGGGAGGTATGTTGATTAAACTATTTACTGAACGTAGAATTAGGAAGTTACTTCAGCAAAACGTTTTAGCAGTTGCTTTACTCATTATATATGTAAAACTCCTTATAGAAAAAAATGATTTACAACTCTGTTTGACGTATCTGTAATGGTCAATATGCAACTTCATTTCTATTCTCCCTTGATATATTTATCACTTTCTGATCCCTATCTCTAACACTATTAACGTATGCTGTCTCTTTTGTATGTTTGGGTTTAAGAATGTCTGCGGGAGCGTTATGAGATATTTCCATGAAAGACCACGAGTAATCTGCGTGATATCTGCAAGTGGAGTAATCTCTAGTGTTAATCTGCGCCAACAGGATGACGAGGCCATCACATATGAGGTATGTTGCATGATATTTCCTTTGTCAAGATACTTCTGATTGAAATAGTGTGAACCTCCTTTTGATTTCATTGATAAACCATTTTATACTACTACCCCCTGTTGAATTAATACAATGGCCTGGCTAATTTTCAAGTCACTCCTACTGAGTTTAActcattttctttttcccttttgtACACCTTTTGTTGTAGGGACGTTTCGAAATCCTGAGCTTGTCTGGATGCCTTATGCCCCATAACGGGGCCTGGCGTGGTGCAATGAGTGTCTCTCTGGCAGGCGCCAACGGTCTAATTTTAGGGGGAGGCATTAATGGAATTCTGAGAGCTGCCACTCCTGTGCAAGTGAGGCTTCTCtcaaatatacaagttttctcatttgttttttaatgtttgcATTTCAAAGTACCTTGAAAAAACTTGTACATGTCTTTGTTGGTGAGCCATTATTCGAAATGCATCTTATACTATTTTTCAACTATACATATCAGGTTGTGGTAGGTAGTTTCCTAGCTGGTGAACCGAAAGGAAAGGGTAAGAAGAAGGCGGATGCTGAACCACCTGATACTGAGCCTCCACCTCCGCCTCCGCCACCGCCATCGCCTCCGCCGCCAGCACCAGAACCGCCACCTGCACCAgcagcaccaccaccaccaccacaagaGCCCATGGGATTCTGGGGGATTTACGATAATAGCTGGCCGAGAATGGAATGGTAGATATTATATGTAGCTTCACAACTTCTGACGTAGGTTGATCGTGTGTATTGTATAAAATAGATCATCTATTGTAGATTGAAAGTAGGATCACCGTTTCTGAAAGTAGGTTTATAGATGTTGCGTAATAGAATAACTGACTTTGTAAGCAAGTAGAGGTATGGATGTAATATATGTGAACCAATATATAATATTGCCTACTTTAGTTTATTTGTAAAGATTAGACAATTTTCTTTAGCAATAATATTGGCAGTCGGTGCTGTACTTCAGGCTAAGATTGGTTCCTTTTACAGCCAGTACTATAGTTTAATTAACAGAAGTTCTGGTGTTAGATCACTTATTATTTTACAATTTGATTTACAAAACTTTACCTGAGGATATATATGGGTTAGTTCACCTGAATATTTGGAATCACAGCCTTAATTACTCCATTATGTTTCTCTTCTAGGAGGATTTGAGTAAGAATTTGGGATTGAAGTCATATAATTCATCTAACCTGGTGGTTGTGTAAAAtgagttttcaattttttaactTGGATTTCTAATCAACCTCCttccttttctctctccacCACCGTCGTCATCacatgcctcctcctcctcccgcCCCTAATTTATCAAAAAGTGGGGGATCTTATCAAAATATAGAGGGTTTGAGGGGGagtgaaataaaaatataaagatttatCAAAAAGTTGTAGTAGAAAAACGGGTCATGtatataaaatttctcaaaCTAAAAAATTAGACGGTGCCTTATTGATTGCTGTTAAATCAGTCTCTTAGTTTTTCAAGTATTAGATGTTTCTTCTCTCCACATGATTGTAATCAGACAATGCATGCGATAGCTAAACGTGCGCCTATGTTTATTTATTGGCTACATCATCTGCTTGACTGAGGGTTTTATTTCTCTATTAATAAATAAAGTCCTTAtctaacaaaagaaaaactaaaatctcTCTCATAAAGCAAAATTATACTAATACTGATATtttgtgttgtaatttttgaaaattcttctatgtaCGGACAGTGCAAGTAATTTTCGATAAGTCCACAGTATTTAAACTCGATGGATCTAACCATTAATCGCGGGCTAATAATAAATAGGGCTTCAAACATTTTTGGCCCAAAGAAAGCCGTAGAAAACTGCTCTTCGATTCGATTcggaattcttcttcttctcaaccATTTCAAATTTCCACTTCTTTGATTTCACTCTTCGTCTCCAGATCTCGCCGCCGTAAATCTCCGTTCGAATTTCGTCCTCATATTCCGAATTCCGATACGGCGAATCTCTGAAATCCACCGCCAATGAGTTACAGAAGGTTTGGGTTTCCATGAACATCTCCATTATATCTTATCCAATTCCAGTGCTTTTCGTTTGATTAGGGATCAGTGATGCGCGGTTTATGTGAAAGAaattgttgcattgtgaatttggctgttgattttttttttttcaagtttatTAGCTGAATTTATGACTATACGTATTGGTTGATTGAGTATTCAGGTTATGATCTTTTGCTGAGAGTAGTTTCTGTTTCTTTACAGGTTTGGAATAGAATTTGTGCAATGTCGAGATAGTTTTCGAAAGAAAAGTACGAAAGGACATGATTTTGTAGTTGTGGATTAGTTGAAACAATGTGTTATTTTGTGATTTGAGTTTTAGTTTGGATTAGTTGAAATGGAGTTTTGTTGAGGCGTTGATTGCTATTGCATGATGATAGATTTTGTCGTTATAATTCATGACCGCAATACCTTAGATTTTGTGGTCTGTATTCTTAGTTGAGCAGAATTAACACTGACATTGTGGATCACTACTCTCCTCGAtccttttttgttttgcttgaCTAGGTTGGATTTAGGTTTATGTCTTGCAAATAAATATGGAAGTGTTCTAACTGGAATAATGTGGGGTTGGCAGTCTCAAAGTTTTAAAAAGTGCTTCAAGTGCACTTGGGTTTTCAGTTGAGTCCCAATGGCGGGGTTAGATTAGGATGGATATTAGGTTTGTAATCCACTgctaaataaaagagaaagcaGGTGAATATATCGCCTCCTAGTTTTTATGCTTGTTTATGTATCCTGTTTGTCTGAGAATATACAACTAATTGGACTTTGATGGTTCAGTTTGAAACTTTGGATTTAGGCGTGAAGAGAATTACTAGTCCCAAAATACTCAAAAGTTAATGTTTTTTAGATTTGTAGTAGTACTATCAAGTTTTCTGTATTTAATACTAGATTCGTTCACTCTTTTTGCAGTGTGCATCGTGCCTCCAAAGCATCTCTTTTAGATGGCCTTGAGGAAGGTGGTCTCAGGGCCTCCTCCTCATACTCCGATATAAATGAGAAGGACAATGACAAAGCTGTGCAAAGTTTGCAAGACAGAGTTGTTTTCCTAAAGAGAGTAAGTGTTATTGGGATGATCTCTTTAGTGACCATCAAAGTTTTGTTTTTAAACCTTCTGTTCAGCAATATTTTATACATTGTATATGCTATTAACATGATAATATTTTTCTAAAAACTTGTAAAGTTGATATTTTCTCTGCTCTTTTAGGAGTTTGTATGCTGTAACCATGATCTAATGATTGTTTTTGGACTTGAAAGTAAAGTCTTTTTAGGAGTAGAAGCAGAGATTCAGTATTACCATACTTTTCTATGAATGCTGGAACTGAAAATCTTAGAAACAGCATGACATGCCTGAGGCATGAGAATGACAAGGTTCAGGGAGATCTGGCCTGTTTTCTGATTGCCTTTTCTGTCCAGGCCCTGAAGGTGTCTCTTGTCAATTGTAAGGCCACTCAATGTGTCATAGTTATCACTTTTGTTTGTCTGCATAATTGTTAGCTCTATAATGTATCTGATTGCATGCAAGTTTAAATATGCTCAAATTTATGATAAATTGCTTTGATGCATTGATTATAATTGCACAATTGTAAAGGAACAATCCAGGGGAATTCAAAACTTTCTTCACCGTTTGCAGAACATGTGCAGTGTGTTCAATTTCAATATATCTAGGTACAGCCGCCTATTCACCTGTCGTAAACCCCATGCACCTGAGAATGGCTTGCTACTCCTGGATCTAATCATGCATCAATCATCTATATTGATTGATTAGACAATACTTGTTTGTGCAGACTTGGATTGGACACACATCAAATGCTAGAAACTGTCCTTCCTATTGAAAAATCAGAGTAGTTAGTTCAGATATGTTATATATTACAAAACGAAAATACTCGAATGATCATAGTTTAAATCCTTATAGATGACATTGTTATACCTtctgaaaattgaaaataaataaaataaatgaaggACCAAAAAACGACCTGGAATTTATGGGTTATTGACAGATAACAGGTGACATACATGAAGAGGTGGAAAGCCATAATCGTTTGCTTGACAGAATGGTATGCTTGTCACAGTTGTTGAACATGTGTGTCTGATTAGTTTTGTTTCTAAAGGATTTGGATATTTATATTATTTGATTATGCTGTTCAACCAGGGAAATGACATGGATGCATCAAGGGGTATAATGTCTGGAACAATGGATCGGTTTAAGATGGTATCTAAACTAGTTCTTCAATACTATCGTTTATTATATTTTCAGTTGTAGGACATTGTCTGAGAAATGGATTTTTCTATGTAGGTGTTTGAGAAAAAATCAAGCCGGCGAATGTGTGTACTTGTGGGCTATTTTGTGGCTTTCTTCTTAATCATATACTTTCTCTTCAGGTAAATGTTTTTTATCGTATGTGCTCTCTTATTCTAATATCAGTGACTTATGTATGAATGGGTATGGTTATCTTGGCCTCAAAATATTGTGAACTGACTGAACTCTATTCTGATAGAAACTTTCATGCTTTTGACTAATGATAAATTGATAGATAACGCATAAGAGACCAAAATCATACTGAGTAGATGAAGAGATGAAGGTTGGGGGAGAGTTTGAGCTACAGATGTCAAGATGGATATTTGTTATCATGAGATAAGATAGAAACTGGATAACTCAGATAATCTAACAATAAGCAAAAGGCCACCTGACTAAACCAATAACTTCTTTTTCCGTGTATTTATTTTGGGCTGGATTGGGACATTTGGAATCTCTATTGCTTGATCAAATTATGTGGTTGTTGCTGACTTTCTTTTTATTTGCAGGGTTCGCAGATTATTCATGCATGGTTGAAGCAGCTCTAGAGCAGCTTGCGGCTCCTGAACTCAAAGTTTTGATTATGTGACAAAATGGTAGTAAAGTCATGTTGTCCAACATGTCTTACTCAAACTGCATatgaaaaatgatttcaaaGCCGATCAGCGGCAGGAATGTTTTtcatgtataaatatagatgtTCCAGAAAGGATTGGATAGTAGGCTGTAGCTGGAGGTGAGCTATTTGTTGAATTGTGCAGTATCAGACTGAGAAAATATCATGCTGTGAACATTTGTGTCTTTGGTTTTACTGCATCTTTCTAGCTAAAAGCTAGAATCTTACTGATCATGCAAACAGATCACAAGTAAATGTGCGTCCAAATATTCCTTAAAATAGATTATGCAGCATTTGCAGTGAGTACCCTGCTAAAAGCCTAAAAGCCGAGTAGCAAAGCTGATACACCACCAGGTCAGGATCTTCAGAATTCAAAAAGTTTATGGAGCGTTTGAATTCTGTCGTAGCTTGTTGGTTTTTCCTGAAGCTGGTATGACTTTCCAGTAAAGCCATATATCGATTTGGGTTAGTTATTACTTATTAGAAAGCGTTGAAGCAAATCATAGAGGCAGTTGTAAGTCAACCTAGGTTCGTTGCTATGTTTGCATCTCATAACAACTCCCTTTGGGGCCACCCTTTAAAATAACACTAGCACTATGTGGCATTACATACTATATGCATACAAAAACACGGACAGGAGTGGcataaattttatttattttatttttttttttgaaagggtggCAGGATTTATGGCCATCAATAAGGCTGGTGTCCAAACTTGCATGGCCCTTTTCTTTTTATCTGGCCGGTATATCCATGTCCCTTTCCAATAACACATTACTTATGACATGATAGTGCATGATCTATGTACCCCCGAGTGTACTCTCTCCCCCTTGTCTCAGTCTCAACTCTCAACTTTCAGTCTTTTCACATAAAATTGAAACATAGATTTATGGTTGTGCTCTATTTTTGGCTCTAGAACTGAACCATTTCCTTGTATCTAAGAACTTCCAAATTAATAGAAAGGAAACTTGATGGATGATGACCATCCTTGAAGGACCTAAACAGATCATGGGACCATTTTTTAAGTTAACGACGTTTTCCTTTCGTGTTGGTGTAGACTGTGGATGGCTGTTTTTCCTAAGGTGGCATGGCAGCGCCGCAAGGAATCGGCCAGTGTCATGCTTGGTTCCCTAACATGGTACACGTATGTGTTTCCGA
Coding sequences within:
- the LOC133711065 gene encoding AT-hook motif nuclear-localized protein 7-like — encoded protein: MYAREELPGEGVEVIAADAPSEYQMAPRAVEHKDKAAAGSGEGTGEPKKRGRGRPPQKNVGERQSSSAKGRKEKGQGSGGGGGGGGSGSGGGGGGGGGGGGGGGGGGQGNPGAAYNGRSFTPHLISVNVGENVCGSVMRYFHERPRVICVISASGVISSVNLRQQDDEAITYEGRFEILSLSGCLMPHNGAWRGAMSVSLAGANGLILGGGINGILRAATPVQVVVGSFLAGEPKGKGKKKADAEPPDTEPPPPPPPPPSPPPPAPEPPPAPAAPPPPPQEPMGFWGIYDNSWPRMEW
- the LOC133710745 gene encoding bet1-like SNARE 1-2 isoform X2, with the protein product MSYRSVHRASKASLLDGLEEGGLRASSSYSDINEKDNDKAVQSLQDRVVFLKRGNDMDASRGIMSGTMDRFKMVFEKKSSRRMCVLVGYFVAFFLIIYFLFRVRRLFMHG
- the LOC133710745 gene encoding bet1-like SNARE 1-1 isoform X1; the protein is MSYRSVHRASKASLLDGLEEGGLRASSSYSDINEKDNDKAVQSLQDRVVFLKRITGDIHEEVESHNRLLDRMGNDMDASRGIMSGTMDRFKMVFEKKSSRRMCVLVGYFVAFFLIIYFLFRVRRLFMHG